From the genome of Acidimicrobiales bacterium, one region includes:
- a CDS encoding alpha/beta hydrolase-fold protein, with amino-acid sequence MRREHVKLWSPAIGAEGDLVAYGSHGRPVLVFPSEAGEAWQFEDRGMVDAVAHLVDEGRVKLYCVGSYDAESWSNGAIALEERARNHERYEDWVVHQVVPWIFDDCGGPLEVLTLGCSLGAFHAANFCLRRADLFPLAMCLSGVYDMDDGGGSWRGDSFYFNNPMAYVANAGGEHLEWLRRRVSLLLVCGQGQWEDTTGALESTRRFGALLAEKGIRHDVDLWGYDVPHDWPSWRAQLAHHLPRFV; translated from the coding sequence GTGAGGCGGGAGCACGTGAAGCTGTGGTCGCCGGCCATCGGCGCGGAGGGCGACCTCGTCGCCTACGGCAGCCACGGCCGGCCCGTCCTCGTGTTCCCGTCCGAGGCCGGCGAGGCGTGGCAGTTCGAGGACCGGGGGATGGTCGACGCCGTCGCCCACCTCGTCGACGAGGGCCGGGTCAAGCTCTACTGCGTCGGCAGCTACGACGCGGAGAGCTGGAGCAACGGGGCCATCGCCCTGGAGGAGCGGGCCCGCAACCACGAGCGCTACGAGGACTGGGTGGTCCACCAGGTCGTGCCGTGGATCTTCGACGACTGCGGCGGGCCGCTCGAGGTCCTCACCCTCGGCTGCAGCCTCGGCGCCTTCCACGCCGCCAACTTCTGCCTCCGCCGGGCCGACCTGTTCCCGCTGGCCATGTGCCTCTCCGGGGTCTACGACATGGACGACGGCGGCGGCTCCTGGCGGGGCGACTCGTTCTACTTCAACAACCCCATGGCCTACGTGGCCAACGCCGGCGGTGAGCACCTGGAGTGGCTGCGCCGGCGGGTGTCGCTCCTGCTGGTCTGCGGGCAGGGTCAGTGGGAGGACACGACCGGCGCACTCGAGAGCACCAGGCGCTTCGGCGCCCTCCTCGCGGAGAAGGGGATACGACATGACGTTGACCTGTGGGGGTACGACGTCCCCCATGACTGGCCGTCGTGGCGGGCGCAGCTGGCCCACCACCTGCCGCGGTTCGTCTGA
- a CDS encoding glycosyltransferase, with amino-acid sequence MPAADPRVTVVVATRDRRDGLLRTLDHLAALPERPPVVVVDNGSSDGTPAAVRAAHPGATVVEAGRNLGATARNAGVERASTPYVAFSDDDSWWAPGALATAADHLDAHPRLAVLAARMLVGDDERPDPVCAVLAASPLPPAPDLPGVPILGFVSCGAVVRRDAFLAVGGFDDLVFFLGEEELLAIDLERLGWGLAYVDDVVAHHHPTSAGKSGRGALQRRNSLLVAWMRRPLAVAAGRTVATAGAAVAGDRAAAGALAGLLPRLPAALRRRRPVDPVVERRMRLTEAGPAPDLAPGRAPAARR; translated from the coding sequence ATGCCTGCCGCCGATCCCCGCGTCACCGTCGTCGTCGCCACCAGGGACCGCCGGGACGGCCTGCTGCGCACGCTCGACCACCTCGCCGCCCTGCCCGAGCGGCCGCCGGTGGTCGTCGTCGACAACGGCTCGTCGGACGGCACGCCGGCCGCCGTGCGCGCCGCCCATCCCGGCGCGACCGTCGTGGAGGCCGGCCGCAACCTCGGGGCGACGGCCCGGAACGCGGGCGTGGAGCGGGCGTCGACGCCGTACGTGGCGTTCAGCGACGACGACTCGTGGTGGGCGCCGGGCGCGCTGGCGACGGCGGCCGACCACCTCGACGCCCACCCCCGCCTGGCCGTGCTCGCGGCCCGCATGCTGGTGGGGGACGACGAGCGGCCCGACCCGGTGTGCGCCGTGCTGGCCGCCAGCCCGCTGCCGCCCGCGCCCGACCTGCCCGGCGTGCCCATCCTCGGATTCGTGTCGTGCGGCGCGGTCGTGCGGCGCGACGCCTTCCTCGCCGTCGGCGGGTTCGACGACCTCGTCTTCTTCCTCGGCGAGGAGGAGCTGCTGGCCATCGACCTCGAGCGGCTGGGCTGGGGGCTCGCCTACGTGGACGACGTGGTCGCCCACCACCACCCGACGAGCGCGGGGAAGTCCGGCCGGGGCGCCCTCCAGCGCCGCAACTCGCTGCTGGTGGCGTGGATGCGCCGGCCGCTCGCCGTGGCCGCCGGCCGGACGGTGGCGACCGCCGGGGCGGCGGTGGCCGGCGACCGGGCCGCCGCCGGCGCGCTCGCCGGGCTGCTGCCCCGCCTCCCGGCCGCCCTCCGGCGCCGCCGCCCGGTCGACCCCGTCGTCGAGCGGCGCATGCGCCTCACCGAGGCCGGCCCGGCCCCGGACCTCGCTCCCGGCCGGGCGCCGGCCGCCCGGCGCTGA
- a CDS encoding glutamate-cysteine ligase family protein yields MGEKVDQHEFTREDRQRYRARVKRCVDVLRRMLDEQRFETDRKLMGVEMEFYLVDDTGCPTMMNEKVLAHLESEDFQTELAQFNIEFNIAPHKLVGRVFSELEEELRTSLNRALHKAEELDARILMIGILPTLKDLHVTLQNVSNNPRYTLLNDQILGARGEDLVIDIQGVDRLSTRMSSIMMEAATTSTQLHLQVSPDAFADVWNAAQAIAGVQVALGANSPFCLGKQLHAETRIAVFEQSTDTRTEELVAQGVRPRVWFGERWVDSVVDLFEENVRYYSALLPMVSDEDPVDVLERGDVPHLPEMRLHNGTIYRWNRPVYDVARGRPHLRVENRVLPAGPTVADTLANAAFYYGLVRSLAEAPKPLRQVLSFQAATENFYAGAEAGIEAQLYWPGVGTVPVTELVLRHLLPLAAEGLDRWDVDPADRDRFLGIIEQRCLAHRNGATWQTTVFRKLYEDEGMDRDEALLEMTRRYAEHMHTNEPVHTWPT; encoded by the coding sequence ATGGGCGAGAAGGTCGACCAGCACGAGTTCACGCGGGAGGACCGGCAGCGCTACCGCGCCAGGGTGAAGCGGTGCGTCGACGTCCTGCGCCGCATGCTCGACGAGCAGCGCTTCGAGACCGACCGCAAGCTCATGGGCGTCGAGATGGAGTTCTACCTGGTCGACGACACGGGCTGTCCGACCATGATGAACGAGAAGGTCCTCGCCCACCTCGAGTCCGAGGACTTCCAGACCGAGCTCGCGCAGTTCAACATCGAGTTCAACATCGCGCCGCACAAGCTCGTCGGCCGCGTGTTCAGCGAGCTCGAGGAGGAGCTGCGGACCAGCCTCAACCGGGCCCTCCACAAGGCCGAGGAGCTCGACGCCCGCATCCTCATGATCGGCATCCTGCCGACCCTCAAGGACCTGCACGTCACCCTCCAGAACGTCTCCAACAACCCGCGCTACACCCTGCTGAACGACCAGATCCTCGGCGCCCGCGGCGAGGACCTCGTGATCGACATCCAGGGGGTCGACCGCCTGTCGACCCGCATGTCGTCGATCATGATGGAGGCGGCCACCACGTCGACCCAGCTGCACCTCCAGGTCAGCCCGGACGCGTTCGCCGACGTGTGGAACGCCGCCCAGGCGATCGCCGGCGTGCAGGTCGCGCTCGGCGCCAACTCGCCGTTCTGCCTGGGCAAGCAGCTGCACGCCGAGACCCGCATCGCCGTGTTCGAGCAGTCGACCGACACCCGCACCGAGGAGCTCGTCGCCCAGGGCGTGCGACCCAGGGTGTGGTTCGGCGAGCGGTGGGTCGACTCGGTCGTCGACCTGTTCGAGGAGAACGTGCGGTACTACTCGGCGCTGCTGCCCATGGTGTCGGACGAGGACCCCGTCGACGTGCTCGAGCGGGGCGACGTGCCCCACCTCCCCGAGATGCGCCTGCACAACGGCACCATCTACCGGTGGAACCGGCCCGTGTACGACGTGGCCCGCGGGCGGCCCCACCTCCGGGTGGAGAACCGGGTGCTGCCCGCCGGCCCGACGGTCGCCGACACGCTGGCCAACGCCGCCTTCTACTACGGGCTCGTGCGGTCCCTGGCCGAGGCGCCCAAGCCGCTGCGCCAGGTGCTGTCCTTCCAGGCCGCCACCGAGAACTTCTACGCCGGCGCCGAGGCCGGCATCGAGGCCCAGCTGTACTGGCCGGGCGTCGGGACCGTGCCCGTGACCGAGCTGGTGCTGCGCCACCTCCTGCCCCTCGCCGCCGAGGGCCTCGACCGCTGGGACGTCGACCCGGCCGACCGCGACCGGTTCCTCGGGATCATCGAGCAGCGCTGCCTCGCCCACCGCAACGGGGCGACCTGGCAGACGACCGTGTTCCGCAAGCTGTACGAGGACGAGGGCATGGACCGCGACGAGGCCCTGCTCGAGATGACCCGCCGGTACGCCGAGCACATGCACACCAACGAGCCGGTGCACACCTGGCCCACGTAG
- a CDS encoding MFS transporter, translating into MDGSPTRPGDDGPPADTADAQGAGAAGAEAQNAGAAEAQAAGTATEAQDAAAVADEAPDAGAAAGEARAADAATEAQDAGAVADEAPDAGAAAGEAQGGAAEAQAQGADAAAGVTQGADDGAAAAAASGAFLVLAAGLRFGLATSTVASSLYLILDVGLDPFQLVLVGTVLEGTILAFEVPTGVVADAVSRRRSIVVGLAVMGAGFLLYAVPHLTAVLAAQVVWGLGWTFVSGADVAWVTDEVGEVAARPLYLRAAQAGYVATLAGLATGVAIALAVGRWAAVAAGGVALLALAAWAAARLTETRPPRRPPAGAASPGPLAHVRATARSAASTVRTRPALLAVLAVAAAAGVSTEGFDRLRDLHLLRGPGFPESADPVVWVALLGAASLAVAVAVASVVRRRVDLAAAAGPRRAVGAVNAALAAATVGFALAGAFPVAVAFLVAGSVARHLEGPLLAAWVNRDLDPATRATVNSLAGQADALGQVVGGPAVGALAAARSVAAALVLAGLLRAPAAAALLRRPSTEPARRPA; encoded by the coding sequence GTGGACGGGAGCCCGACCCGACCGGGGGACGACGGCCCGCCCGCCGACACGGCCGACGCACAGGGCGCCGGCGCAGCCGGCGCCGAGGCGCAGAACGCCGGCGCAGCCGAGGCGCAGGCGGCCGGCACCGCCACCGAGGCGCAGGACGCCGCCGCAGTCGCAGACGAGGCCCCGGACGCAGGCGCAGCCGCCGGCGAGGCGCGGGCCGCCGACGCCGCCACCGAGGCGCAGGACGCCGGCGCAGTCGCAGACGAGGCCCCGGACGCAGGCGCAGCCGCCGGCGAGGCGCAGGGCGGGGCCGCCGAGGCGCAGGCGCAGGGAGCCGACGCCGCCGCCGGGGTGACACAGGGCGCCGACGACGGGGCCGCGGCTGCGGCCGCCAGCGGCGCGTTCCTCGTCCTCGCCGCCGGGCTGCGGTTCGGGCTGGCGACGAGCACCGTCGCCTCGTCGCTCTACCTGATCCTCGACGTCGGCCTCGACCCGTTCCAGCTCGTCCTCGTCGGCACCGTGCTCGAGGGCACGATCCTCGCCTTCGAGGTCCCGACCGGGGTGGTCGCCGACGCCGTCTCCCGGCGCCGGTCGATCGTCGTCGGCCTGGCCGTCATGGGCGCCGGGTTCCTGCTCTACGCCGTTCCCCACCTGACCGCCGTGCTCGCCGCGCAGGTCGTGTGGGGTCTCGGGTGGACCTTCGTCAGCGGCGCCGACGTCGCCTGGGTGACCGACGAGGTCGGCGAGGTCGCCGCCCGGCCGCTCTACCTGCGCGCCGCCCAGGCCGGCTACGTCGCCACCCTGGCCGGCCTGGCCACCGGGGTCGCCATCGCCCTGGCCGTCGGGCGCTGGGCGGCCGTCGCCGCCGGCGGGGTGGCGCTCCTCGCCCTCGCCGCCTGGGCGGCCGCCCGCCTGACCGAGACCCGGCCGCCCCGCCGTCCGCCTGCCGGGGCCGCATCGCCCGGCCCGCTGGCCCACGTGAGGGCGACGGCCCGGTCGGCGGCGTCGACCGTCCGCACCCGGCCGGCGCTCCTCGCCGTGCTGGCCGTGGCGGCCGCGGCCGGCGTGTCCACCGAGGGCTTCGACCGCCTTCGCGACCTCCACCTCCTCCGCGGGCCCGGCTTCCCGGAGAGCGCCGACCCGGTCGTCTGGGTCGCCCTCCTCGGGGCGGCGTCGCTGGCCGTCGCCGTGGCAGTGGCCAGCGTCGTCCGCCGGAGGGTCGACCTCGCCGCCGCCGCGGGCCCCCGGCGGGCGGTCGGCGCCGTCAACGCCGCGCTGGCGGCCGCCACCGTGGGGTTCGCGCTGGCCGGCGCCTTCCCGGTCGCCGTCGCCTTCCTCGTCGCCGGCTCGGTCGCCCGCCACCTCGAGGGGCCGCTGCTCGCCGCCTGGGTCAACCGGGACCTCGACCCGGCCACCCGCGCCACCGTCAACTCGCTCGCCGGGCAGGCCGACGCCCTCGGCCAGGTGGTGGGCGGCCCGGCCGTCGGCGCGCTGGCCGCGGCCCGGTCGGTGGCGGCCGCCCTCGTCCTCGCCGGCCTGCTGCGCGCCCCGGCCGCCGCCGCGCTCCTGCGCCGGCCGAGCACCGAGCCGGCGCGCCGACCCGCCTGA
- a CDS encoding MFS transporter has protein sequence GPSPAARDLDVANLVDWFGTGLWFTALAPYLRRRTGMEAGEVALWLGVLGVAGLAVVVPGSRAAARRGGRPIAVALHLARAALILPLLVVRSTPVLLVAAVAVLTLDRTASGVLQVLVGQELDAEDRVRAMSRLHAVANVGIAAGSAVGAVALQGAGEGRLAVVLAVDAATFVVAAAVLAAGRRPARATVPATDAGAGPGAPEGRGPAPSVLPRLAPLAVLGAANCVLALHIPLLNVAMPLLVDDHEALSLSLVGAAFVLNTLLVVGLQVPLSRGVAGLGAGGRRLRWAAASLAGGALGLGVVGAGTGATAAVVAGAVAVVLVSLAEIWRGVGAWAVSYAVDEASGRDGRAIGAFALGPAVAGLVGPAVAGPLLLSAGAAGAAALALLVAAAGLAFATRRPALAPAAGT, from the coding sequence GGCCCCTCGCCGGCCGCGCGCGACCTCGACGTCGCCAACCTGGTCGACTGGTTCGGCACCGGCCTGTGGTTCACGGCGCTGGCGCCCTACCTCCGGCGGCGCACCGGGATGGAGGCGGGCGAGGTCGCGCTCTGGCTGGGCGTGCTCGGCGTCGCCGGCCTGGCCGTGGTCGTCCCCGGGTCGCGGGCCGCGGCCCGGCGGGGCGGCCGGCCGATCGCCGTCGCCCTCCACCTGGCCAGGGCGGCGCTCATCCTGCCGCTGCTCGTCGTCCGGTCCACGCCGGTGCTGCTGGTGGCCGCCGTCGCCGTGCTGACCCTCGACCGGACGGCGTCGGGGGTGCTCCAGGTGCTGGTCGGCCAGGAGCTGGACGCCGAGGACCGGGTGCGGGCGATGTCCCGGCTCCACGCCGTGGCGAACGTCGGCATCGCCGCGGGCAGCGCCGTCGGCGCGGTCGCCCTCCAGGGCGCCGGCGAGGGCCGCCTGGCCGTCGTGCTGGCCGTGGACGCGGCGACCTTCGTGGTGGCCGCCGCCGTGCTGGCCGCCGGTCGGCGCCCGGCGCGGGCGACGGTCCCGGCCACCGACGCCGGCGCCGGGCCCGGTGCGCCTGAGGGGCGGGGGCCGGCGCCGTCCGTCCTGCCCCGCCTGGCGCCGCTCGCCGTGCTGGGGGCGGCCAACTGCGTGCTCGCCCTGCACATCCCGCTGCTGAACGTGGCCATGCCGCTCCTCGTCGACGACCACGAGGCGCTCTCGCTGTCGCTCGTCGGGGCGGCCTTCGTGCTGAACACCCTGCTGGTCGTCGGCCTCCAGGTGCCGCTCAGCCGGGGGGTGGCCGGCCTGGGCGCCGGAGGCCGGCGGCTGCGGTGGGCGGCCGCCAGCCTGGCCGGGGGCGCGCTCGGCCTCGGCGTGGTCGGCGCCGGCACCGGGGCGACCGCGGCCGTCGTGGCCGGGGCCGTCGCCGTCGTGCTCGTGTCGCTGGCCGAGATCTGGCGGGGCGTCGGCGCCTGGGCCGTCTCCTACGCCGTCGACGAGGCGAGCGGCCGCGACGGCCGGGCCATCGGCGCGTTCGCGCTCGGGCCGGCCGTCGCCGGGCTGGTCGGCCCGGCCGTGGCCGGCCCCCTGCTGCTGTCGGCCGGCGCGGCCGGCGCCGCCGCCCTCGCCCTCCTGGTCGCGGCGGCCGGCCTGGCCTTCGCCACCCGCCGGCCCGCGCTCGCCCCGGCGGCTGGCACGTGA
- a CDS encoding DUF72 domain-containing protein gives MPDDAGDLVLGPVLTVGRATVHVGTCSWTDPTLLKETDWYPRRSMSAAERLAYYSAAFPVVEADSTYYFPPGPELARTWVERTPDGFRMDVKAFSLLTHHPTKPGSLWEDLRDAVLPEHRDKRNVYAEHLDADALEEAWARFGHAVEPLHEAGKLGAILLQYPEWFTPKRANRDELVRARERLGDLPACVEFRSPRWLAEPEDRDRTLKLLSDLGFAHVVVDAPRASGLPTVPAVTAPLAVVRFHGRADDTWKKRGITAAERFRYLYDEAELREWVPRLESMAAEADEVHALMNNCYQDYGVRNAADMIRLLEDVGTVAP, from the coding sequence ATGCCCGACGACGCCGGGGACCTGGTCCTCGGGCCGGTCCTCACCGTCGGGCGGGCCACCGTCCACGTCGGCACGTGCTCGTGGACGGACCCGACCCTGCTGAAGGAGACCGACTGGTACCCCCGCCGGTCGATGAGCGCGGCGGAGCGGCTGGCCTACTACTCGGCGGCCTTCCCGGTGGTCGAGGCCGACAGCACCTACTACTTCCCGCCCGGCCCCGAGCTGGCGAGGACGTGGGTGGAGCGGACGCCGGACGGGTTCCGCATGGACGTCAAGGCCTTCTCCCTGCTGACCCACCACCCGACCAAGCCCGGGTCGCTGTGGGAGGACCTCCGCGACGCCGTCCTGCCCGAGCACCGCGACAAGCGCAACGTCTACGCCGAGCACCTCGACGCCGACGCGCTGGAGGAGGCGTGGGCCCGCTTCGGGCACGCCGTCGAGCCGCTGCACGAGGCCGGCAAGCTCGGCGCGATCCTGCTCCAGTATCCGGAGTGGTTCACCCCGAAGCGGGCCAACCGGGACGAGCTGGTGCGGGCCAGGGAGCGCCTCGGTGACCTGCCGGCCTGCGTCGAGTTCCGGTCCCCCCGCTGGCTGGCCGAGCCCGAGGACCGAGACCGCACCCTGAAGCTGCTGTCCGACCTCGGCTTCGCCCACGTCGTGGTGGACGCCCCGCGGGCGTCGGGCCTGCCCACCGTGCCGGCCGTGACCGCGCCGCTGGCCGTCGTCCGCTTCCACGGCCGGGCCGACGACACGTGGAAGAAGCGGGGCATCACCGCCGCTGAGCGGTTCCGCTACCTCTACGACGAGGCCGAGCTCCGGGAGTGGGTCCCCAGGCTGGAGTCGATGGCGGCCGAGGCCGACGAGGTCCACGCCCTCATGAACAACTGCTACCAGGACTACGGGGTGCGCAACGCCGCCGACATGATCCGGCTGCTGGAGGACGTCGGCACCGTCGCCCCCTAG
- a CDS encoding SHOCT domain-containing protein, protein MAIEERTASPAGPWIRRSLGIAVGLGGVACALTVLSLSMRAVLDIGGSCATGGVYEVARPCPDGVAPLTVGAIFAGLAFALLYAISLVPKGPSLLSLLWPALFLSLGWNFLDYGVEPPGGDGIVWGWVVCAAIFALIGGAPLLLLLDVRRLRTVLWGDDGPAGWRSVVPTAPFRLDGSLDQPVLQWLGDTPEARASTNGTAAAARDTPTAPHANGVEPPADVVSRLERLADLRRRGVLSSSEFEAAKREVLEGR, encoded by the coding sequence GTGGCGATCGAGGAGAGGACGGCGTCACCTGCCGGCCCCTGGATCCGTCGTTCCCTCGGCATCGCCGTGGGCCTCGGCGGCGTCGCCTGCGCCCTGACCGTCCTGTCCCTGTCGATGCGGGCCGTGCTCGACATCGGCGGGTCGTGCGCCACCGGCGGCGTGTACGAGGTGGCCCGCCCGTGCCCCGACGGGGTGGCCCCGCTGACCGTCGGCGCCATCTTCGCCGGCCTGGCCTTCGCGCTCCTCTACGCCATCTCGCTCGTGCCGAAGGGCCCGTCGCTGCTCTCCCTGCTGTGGCCGGCCCTGTTCCTCTCGCTCGGCTGGAACTTCCTCGACTACGGGGTCGAGCCGCCGGGCGGCGACGGGATCGTGTGGGGCTGGGTCGTCTGCGCCGCCATCTTCGCCCTGATCGGCGGCGCGCCCCTGCTCCTCCTGCTCGACGTGCGCCGGCTGCGCACCGTGCTGTGGGGCGACGACGGCCCGGCCGGCTGGCGCTCGGTCGTGCCCACGGCCCCGTTCCGGCTCGACGGCAGCCTCGACCAGCCGGTGCTCCAGTGGCTGGGCGACACCCCCGAGGCCCGGGCGTCGACCAACGGGACGGCGGCGGCCGCCCGCGACACGCCCACCGCGCCCCACGCCAACGGGGTCGAGCCGCCGGCCGACGTGGTCTCCCGGCTGGAGCGGCTGGCCGACCTGCGCCGCCGCGGGGTGCTGTCGTCGTCCGAGTTCGAGGCGGCCAAACGGGAGGTGCTGGAGGGCCGGTGA
- a CDS encoding alpha/beta hydrolase-fold protein — translation MSGERRVGPVVRSRDVTFRVHDPDGALRSVMLRQELTRPRIGPHFTKPRASDIWRLQVSRPPVDRMEYRLELGYPHGGSETVCDPGNPLVAPGPFGHKSVVEFPEYRAPAWLAAPDPPAGTVTEHHVDSPAIGAGQPVTLWSAAGSRPDDRLPLLVANDGPEYARYSGLLAMLDRMVDAGRLPPMRAALLPPVDRNEHYSASPAYAKALARDVLPAVDDLAPRPRHRSTRVGIGASLGALSMLHVHRSRPTTFGALFLQSGSFFVPHHDGHESWMRRYDRVVRFVARMHAAEPGPEPVPVVMTCGTGEENLANNRDMRGALLSLGYDVALHEVRDAHNWVAWRDAFDPHLVGLLGRMWS, via the coding sequence ATGAGCGGCGAGCGGCGCGTCGGGCCGGTGGTGCGCAGCCGGGACGTCACCTTCCGGGTCCACGACCCCGACGGCGCGCTTCGCAGCGTGATGCTCCGCCAGGAGCTGACCCGGCCCCGCATCGGCCCCCACTTCACCAAGCCCCGCGCCTCGGACATCTGGCGCCTGCAGGTGTCGCGGCCGCCGGTGGACCGCATGGAGTACCGCCTCGAGCTCGGCTACCCGCACGGCGGCAGCGAGACCGTGTGCGACCCCGGCAACCCGCTCGTCGCCCCCGGCCCGTTCGGCCACAAGTCCGTCGTCGAGTTCCCCGAGTACCGGGCGCCGGCCTGGCTGGCCGCCCCGGACCCGCCCGCCGGCACCGTGACCGAGCACCACGTGGACAGCCCGGCGATCGGCGCCGGCCAGCCGGTCACCCTCTGGTCGGCGGCCGGCTCCCGCCCGGACGACCGGCTGCCGCTGCTCGTCGCCAACGACGGCCCCGAGTACGCCCGCTACTCCGGCCTCCTCGCCATGCTCGACCGGATGGTCGACGCCGGGCGGCTCCCGCCCATGCGGGCCGCGCTGCTGCCGCCGGTCGACCGCAACGAGCACTACTCGGCCTCGCCGGCCTACGCCAAGGCCCTCGCCCGGGACGTGCTGCCGGCCGTCGACGACCTCGCGCCCCGGCCCCGCCACCGGTCCACCCGCGTCGGCATCGGGGCCAGCCTCGGGGCGCTGTCCATGCTGCACGTCCACCGCAGCCGGCCGACGACGTTCGGCGCCCTGTTCCTCCAGTCGGGCAGCTTCTTCGTGCCCCACCACGACGGGCACGAGTCGTGGATGCGGCGCTACGACCGGGTCGTGCGCTTCGTCGCCCGGATGCACGCCGCGGAGCCGGGCCCCGAGCCCGTGCCCGTCGTCATGACGTGCGGGACGGGGGAGGAGAACCTGGCCAACAACCGCGACATGCGGGGCGCGCTGCTGTCGCTCGGGTACGACGTCGCCCTCCACGAGGTCCGCGACGCGCACAACTGGGTCGCCTGGCGCGACGCCTTCGACCCGCACCTGGTCGGCCTGCTCGGGAGGATGTGGTCGTGA
- a CDS encoding ATP-grasp domain-containing protein — MSGAAGLRVLVVEPVSGGVELVARLGAAGARVVVTAGDPASLPARAAAASAEVIAWSPVDPVADLLVRLPPGSVDVVLAGHEYAVVAAAEAAAALGLRGLDPAAARAARHKDLMRAAVAAAGLACPASVVVPPGATTSPVGYPCVVKPVDCGGSLDVRLAEDDAGFAAALSRIVDRPSVPLLREARHQALAEAYVEGPELSVEGIVAAGRTVFFSCTEKLLSAPPAFVELGHVVRSPVLGPAEHEAVHAYVEAVLGAVGIDVGPFHAEVRLTPGGPVLMEVAARLAGDHLCELIGDATGVDYFEATALAPLGEVPAPPPCRTDPAEPVWGIGFFATAADTVFAGLAGTEALERCPEVRSVEVGARPGDALPGMASYESRFGHAVLHGSYARVRWALTTLCPEVRPG, encoded by the coding sequence GTGAGCGGCGCCGCCGGGCTGCGCGTCCTCGTGGTCGAGCCGGTGTCCGGCGGGGTCGAGCTCGTCGCCCGCCTCGGCGCCGCCGGCGCCCGGGTGGTCGTGACGGCCGGCGACCCCGCCTCGCTCCCGGCCAGGGCGGCGGCCGCCAGCGCGGAGGTGATCGCCTGGTCGCCGGTCGACCCGGTCGCCGACCTGCTGGTGCGCCTGCCGCCCGGCTCGGTCGACGTCGTCCTCGCCGGCCACGAGTACGCCGTCGTCGCCGCCGCCGAGGCGGCCGCCGCCCTCGGCCTGCGGGGCCTCGACCCCGCCGCCGCCAGGGCCGCCCGCCACAAGGACCTCATGCGGGCGGCCGTGGCCGCCGCCGGGCTGGCCTGCCCGGCCTCGGTCGTCGTCCCCCCGGGGGCCACGACCTCGCCGGTCGGCTACCCGTGCGTGGTCAAGCCGGTCGACTGCGGCGGGAGCCTCGACGTGCGCCTGGCCGAGGACGACGCCGGGTTCGCCGCTGCCCTGTCCCGCATCGTCGACCGCCCGTCCGTCCCGCTCCTGCGCGAGGCCCGGCACCAGGCCCTGGCCGAGGCCTACGTGGAGGGGCCGGAGCTGTCGGTCGAGGGCATCGTGGCCGCCGGCCGCACCGTGTTCTTCTCGTGCACCGAGAAGCTGCTGTCGGCCCCGCCGGCGTTCGTCGAGCTCGGCCACGTCGTCCGCAGCCCGGTCCTCGGCCCGGCCGAGCACGAGGCCGTGCACGCCTACGTCGAGGCCGTGCTCGGCGCCGTCGGCATCGACGTCGGCCCGTTCCACGCCGAGGTCCGCCTGACCCCCGGCGGGCCGGTGCTCATGGAGGTGGCCGCCCGGCTGGCCGGCGACCACCTCTGCGAGCTGATCGGCGACGCCACCGGGGTCGACTACTTCGAGGCCACCGCGCTGGCCCCGCTCGGCGAGGTGCCGGCCCCGCCGCCGTGCCGCACCGACCCGGCCGAGCCGGTGTGGGGGATCGGCTTCTTCGCCACCGCCGCCGACACCGTGTTCGCCGGGCTGGCCGGCACGGAGGCGCTCGAGCGCTGCCCCGAGGTGCGGTCCGTGGAGGTCGGCGCCCGGCCGGGCGACGCCCTCCCCGGCATGGCGAGCTACGAGAGCCGCTTCGGCCACGCCGTCCTCCACGGCTCCTACGCCAGGGTGCGCTGGGCGCTGACGACCCTCTGCCCGGAGGTGCGGCCGGGCTAG